A stretch of the Clostridium fungisolvens genome encodes the following:
- the fliS gene encoding flagellar export chaperone FliS, with amino-acid sequence MYGNNGYNVYKNNSVNYASKEQLLLMLVDGAVKYSKIGRQAILDKDPKKAHDNITRTEDIFTELMVSLDTNAGDWAKQLFAVYEFIKYQLMQANIKKDVEIMNSVIPIIENVRDTWYEAEKLAKVAR; translated from the coding sequence ATGTACGGAAACAATGGATACAATGTATATAAAAATAATAGTGTAAATTATGCATCCAAGGAACAATTATTACTAATGCTAGTTGATGGAGCTGTTAAATATTCTAAAATAGGTAGACAAGCTATTTTAGATAAAGATCCTAAAAAAGCACACGATAATATAACTAGAACAGAAGATATATTTACAGAGCTTATGGTAAGTTTGGATACAAACGCTGGAGATTGGGCAAAACAGCTCTTTGCAGTATATGAATTTATAAAATATCAGTTAATGCAAGCTAACATTAAAAAAGATGTTGAAATTATGAATTCGGTAATACCAATAATTGAAAATGTAAGAGATACATGG